A region of the Pelomicrobium methylotrophicum genome:
CTGACCGTGATCCGCGAAGAAGACTTGCCGCAAGCGCTGTACCGGCTCGAACTCGGCGACCTGAACGGCATCGGGCCGCGCATGCGGGTCCGCCTGCAACGCGCGGGAATTTTGAGCGTTCGGGACCTATACGCAGCGAGCGCTGCGGCGCTGCGCCGGGTCTGGGGTGGTATCGAAGGGGAACGGATGTACGCGCGGTTGCGCGGCGAGACGCTGCCCGAGCCCGAGGCGAAGCGCGCGAGCATCGGCCATTCCCACGTGCTCGCGCCCGAGCTGCGGGGAGACGATGCGGCCCTGGCCGTGCTGCACCGCCTGCTGCAGAAGGCAGCTTGGCGGCTGCGCAAGCTGGGTTATCTCGCCGGCGGGCTGCGCCTGTCGCTGCGCCATGCAGACGGCCACGGCTGGCACGGCAAACGGCGGCTGGGAGCAACCCAGGACACCCTGGTCTTGGTGCAGGCGATGACGGAGTTGTGGGAGGCACGCCCGCGCCGCAAGCCGCCCCTGCTGGGGGTAGGCGTCACCCTGACGCATCTGTCCGAGGCGCGCGGACAGTCCTTGGACCTGTTCGCCGAGGCCGCCGCCCGCGCGCGGCTCAACGAAGTCGTCGACCGGTTGAACGCCCGCTTCGGCAGGAACACCGTCTACTTCGGCGGCGCCCACGGGGCGCTGGAGGCCGCGCCCATGCGCATCGCCTTCACCCACGTGCCGGACCCGCGCACGGAACGCTGACGTCTCCGCCCTTGTCGCAGCGGCTGCGGGCCCGCTCGCGCCAGGCGGGCGAAAGCTCGGGAAGCTCGGCCAAGGCGTCGAGTTCGTGCCGGCCGGGCTGCCGGGCGAACAGTGCGCGCAACACCCGGTGCACGGGCCACTGGGGGCACGGCCGCTCCAC
Encoded here:
- a CDS encoding DUF4113 domain-containing protein, encoding MPLRALFVDFDAYFASVEQQDDPKLRGRPVAVVPVMADTTCCIAVSYAAKRYGIKTGTQVAEARRRCPGLVLLPARHERYIEVHHQLVQAVESCIPVDAVLSIDEMACTLTGSWCMPERAREIACRVKAAVREVGEALTCSIGIAPNRFLAKTASKMDKPDGLTVIREEDLPQALYRLELGDLNGIGPRMRVRLQRAGILSVRDLYAASAAALRRVWGGIEGERMYARLRGETLPEPEAKRASIGHSHVLAPELRGDDAALAVLHRLLQKAAWRLRKLGYLAGGLRLSLRHADGHGWHGKRRLGATQDTLVLVQAMTELWEARPRRKPPLLGVGVTLTHLSEARGQSLDLFAEAAARARLNEVVDRLNARFGRNTVYFGGAHGALEAAPMRIAFTHVPDPRTER